The sequence below is a genomic window from Thermanaerothrix sp..
GGCCGTCGAACTCGCAGTAGAAGACCCTCTCCCAGGGGCCCAGGTCAAGCTTGCCGTCGGTCACGGGGATGACCGCCTGGTGGTGGGTCAGTATGCGCTTCAGGTGGGCGTCCCCGTTGTCCTCGCCGGTCATGTGATGCCGGTAGGAGGGGTCCTCCGGGGCCAGACGCTCGAGCCATTCCATTATGTCCTCATGAAGCCCCGGTTCGTTGTCGTTCACCATAACCCCCGACGTTATGTGCATGGCGGAGACCAGCATGAACCCGTCTGAGACGCCGCTGCGCTTCAGTATCTCGTTAAGGACAGGGGTTATGTGAACCAGCTCCTTGCGCTTTGGCGTGTTCATCCAGATGTACTCGGTGTGGCTTTTCAAGTCCCACTACCCCCTTTTGGTTTAATCCAGCGGCCGGGTTTTTGTTTTTACTATATTTAAAGCCCGGGCCTTAGTTCCCATGGGCTTGGCGCCTGAGCGAAACGTTTCGCCGTCAATGGTATGGTAGTAAAATACTCGAGTTTTTGCCAGTTTATCCAGCCGGATGGGGGTATGTTTTTTGGATCTTCTCTTCTCGGTGGCCCTGGGGCTAAGCCTCTCCATGGACGCCTTCGCGGTGTCCTGCGCCATGGGGGTTTGCGGACTGTCGGACATCAGGGGGGCCCTGAAGCTGTCCCTGAGCTTTGGGGTATTCCAGGCCCTGATGCCCCTGCTTGGGTGGTTGGGGGCCAGCTCCTTTGGAAGGTATCTTGAGAGGGTTGACCACTGGGTGGCCCTCGGGGCCCTTTCCCTTGTGGGAGGGAAGATGATCTTGGAGGGGCTGGAGAAGCTCAAGGGGGAGACTTGCCCCGCCAGCGCAGACCTTGGGACCGGGCGGCTGCTGACCCTGTCCATAGGCACCAGCATCGACGCCTTGGCGGTGGGGGTGGGGTTCATAGGGATGAGGCTTAACGTGCCCGTTACATCGTTGGTCATAGGGGTAGTAACGTTTCTGGTT
It includes:
- a CDS encoding secondary thiamine-phosphate synthase enzyme YjbQ; translation: MKSHTEYIWMNTPKRKELVHITPVLNEILKRSGVSDGFMLVSAMHITSGVMVNDNEPGLHEDIMEWLERLAPEDPSYRHHMTGEDNGDAHLKRILTHHQAVIPVTDGKLDLGPWERVFYCEFDGQRRKRVVVKVMGL
- a CDS encoding manganese efflux pump MntP family protein, which codes for MDLLFSVALGLSLSMDAFAVSCAMGVCGLSDIRGALKLSLSFGVFQALMPLLGWLGASSFGRYLERVDHWVALGALSLVGGKMILEGLEKLKGETCPASADLGTGRLLTLSIGTSIDALAVGVGFIGMRLNVPVTSLVIGVVTFLVCLLGVLGSGRLFKPRGGAFEMAGGTVLIIIGVKILLEHLGS